Part of the Coccinella septempunctata chromosome 3, icCocSept1.1, whole genome shotgun sequence genome is shown below.
TCTATTTCTTTTTATTGTTAGTGTTTTTTTGGGGAGTTGCCGGTCTTCCAGAGTTCACACCCTGGTACTGATACTTAGCTTTTTTTTCAGATggcttcaatatctgaaaaaacaaattatatttTGCTTCACCCAGATTCATAATACAGGGTGATAGACGTTGACTGCTtttaagaagtttttggagaaCTATCGCCAATATTGAGCTGAAAATTTTACCCGAGGGGGTTTGGACGGTGATCTATTGGACTAAAATAGTATTTTCATAGAAAAGTAACTTCCGGTTATGCCGGACACAATATACTTTCTTTTTTATATTACTTACCCCATAATTCAGTACGCTAGATTGGAATCAACATGTGTAAGAGGAAAAGTGCGACGCGTTCGATTTCACGGCAGAAATCTAATTAAAATGAGATAACGCCTAGAACAGTGAGGctagtccgattcagaacgaaatacttgttgatattcatatcagcgggggGTGACACGTGTCTGAAGTACAGTATTCTACCCTCATATTATGTCTATTATTCATAGGATGATTTAGCAAACGAGACGAAGTCTCCTCGTGAATAGTCATCATAATATGCTCGTTAAATGATATGATACATATTATCCACTATTGATACCTAAGTCCTAAATTGATTataatctatacagggtgacaatttgaaaatttgccagtccaattatgtcacgacaaggatgatttcagagaaaatgccggaaaaGGTCAATTTCTGATCGtagagcagaattgtaagccgaaatctcctcaacccttgGTGTAGGAGCTAAAGCCCCTAAATTctgggggtgagctatacctcaattgaaagatcacttgacccttgagtccttgaagtagttacagttgaaaacttgccaggccaattatgtctcgggaaggatgttttcagagaaaatgcaggaacaggtcaatttttattcagagggggacatgtttctagcataattgtaagccaaaatctcctcaatcttatgtgtaggttgtcacccctaaattcttaatagggaagaggatgagctatacctcaattggacatattgtcttccaattgataTTTAGCTAACCCtttattccctatgaagaaacTAGGGGTGCTGCcttacacctaggtttgaggatttccgcttacaattttgctcaaaatatgtcccccttgctttgaaaattgacctgttccagcttttctttgaaaacatccttgtcgagatataattggcctggcaagttttcaaattgtcacctcctgtaactacttcaaggaatccataaaatttgcaaaccatagtattcatgtagagggacaagtaaTCTtgcaattgaggtaaatctcaccccctattccctacaGGGGTGATAGACCCTACACCTAGGCTTGAGGAGAATTCGGCTCAAAATAtatccccctccgaataaaaattgacctgctccggcattttctctgaaaacaccctcgtcgcgacataattggcctgtcAAGTTTTTAagttgtcaccctgtatatgtttcaTTGAGGCTCATTACAATAAATCACTATTGTTTGACTTGAAAATGGATTTCCATCTGAATTTATTGAGTTTTCGTACCTTTGATTCATCAAAATTGACGTTCAGAGGTTAATGGTATGAAGTGACGTTATTACCGGCGAATCAGTTATGCCAACTGTAACCGCTTTGGAATTCACAGAAACCGAGTAATTTCTTTCACTTTTTGTTATCAACACTATGCCGGTGCACTAGAGATTTATTTCAATTGTTTTGTTTTGGTCAAAGAGTTAGGTAAAATTGGGTTTTGGTTGTTTACTTTTCGATTAATTCTCAATAAATCATTTAGCATCACTATGTGAGAATTCCCATCGCATTCTAAAAAGCTTCTTTCATTCATATCATATTAATTTCATATGGAGAAGAAATTAAAGTGGAAGTGGCATCTTATCTGTTCTCTATATGCATAATATATTCCCGCATAGAAAACTGTTTAGTTTTCATTTCCTGCATATCTGCTCATTCGCCTATGTTGATATGGCTAAGGAAAGTTCTCAGTTCAAGTAATAATACTGAAGTTTACCATGCCAgtcaaaattttaatgaaatggaAGTGAACTGGTCATTAAAGTTCAGCCTCCTAATTGTACGACCTTAATGTTGTCGAACAGTTCAGATCAAGATTTTGATCAGTCCCTATGTCAACTTTGTCTCAGTATTTTAAAAATCGATGCTCATTAAGCAAGATACTTCCGATTCAGACGAAAATTCGTCATAACTAATGTCAACAGTAAAAGCTACGATTGTTTTGACAGTCTGGTAACGATGTTGTACTTCTGATTGCTAATGTCATTTCATTCCTAACTTGAACTAAGTCTTACTATTCCTTGAAATTGACAATTGTTGAAATTGTCTTTGAATGGACTGTCTTATGatgcaataaaaaataatagttTAGTTTGGTACGAATTTTCAGCTCAATATTTCAGCTTGTTCTCCTAAATTTTCTACTCAATCTAGACTCCATAGAGATGCTTAAAACAGAGATTCAGGGTTGGTTATGTTGGCTGGTAACTTATTCCCTGAACCCTTAAACAATTTCTGGCGATTGAAAATTTTACATATTGGTTCATGAGGGTCCCTAACTTCCAACTTTAAAACGACAGCTTATTATTGAAGTTTTATGACCAAAAcctgaatatttcaaatttactTCTAGAGTTGGGGATTAGGATATAAGTTACCGACCAGCACAAGCCAAGCCTAAGAACTTTCACTAAGAAAGCATGCAAGTTATCAAAACGGAATATGTGTTCGATAGATATCTAAGGAACTCTCTTACAGTAAAGACTTCTCACCTGAAATGAGCACATAAGCGTCTCGTCAACACTCATCATACCTCCAGCGTTGTCAAATTCCCCACAGTAATTTGGTGCAGAAAACAATGTAACCAATTGTCTTTTGGCGAAAAACTCATAACCATCTTCAACAACTTGATGAGCTCTGCATATCAAGTCTAAATCATGCCTGTTGAGGAACTTACTGACCACGTCAGCACCAAATGTGAATGAGACACCCCTGTCATTCTCTCCCCACCCACTAACGTCTTTGTCAGGATCAGACCACAGAAGATCACATAGCAGTCCTAGAAAATCACACCTGATTTTAAATTTTTGCAAACTTCAGCAGTCCTGCTCAAGGAGGTACTTTTTACAGAACTCAATGATTGTCTACCTGccatcaaaaaaatttcaaattcagtaTGAACTTACCTGTATCAGGTACATCTGTTGGTCTCATGATACGCCTAATCTGTTCCATACCTTGAAGATCAGGACTGAGACCACCATGGCAACAAAAAATCTTTTCGTCTATGATAGCGGCAATTGGCAAACAATTGAAACAGTCTGTGAAAGTCTTCCATAACTTGATGTTATATCTCCTTTTGCCTGTAAGAAACATATTTCTAAAAAACTAATTTGAATGGTTAGTCAGGAAAGCTCACATTCATCATAGAAACCATAAATTCTGTTGATAGAGGCACACTCATGGTTGCCTCTAAGCAAAAAGAAATTTTCCGGATACTTGATTTTATAGGCAAGTAAAAGGCATATGGTCTCCAAGGATTGTTTGCCACGGTCAACATAATCCCCAAGGAATAGATAATTAGCCTCTGGTGGAAAACCTCCATACTCAAACAGTCTCAACAGATCAGTGTACTGTCCATGGATATCCCCTAAAAACATTTCACATTACACCTAATAAATTTCGTAACACATTCGAAGTACTTACCACATATTTTAAGTGGTGCTTCTAGCTCCAAGAGTATTGGTTGTTGTAGAAAAATTTCTCGTGATTTCAGACATAATCCCCTTACTTCTGACTCTGTCATATGCACTGATTTTCCAGGCCTGCATCCTCTTACTATAAAATATTAACTTGATGAAGATAGTTATTGTTGCAATGAATTCATAATTTTCTCCATACAGAATAGATGCAAAAGAGAATTTCAATCTGTTGAAATCAAATCAATTAGAACTTTAGTATCATAATTTCTCTCAGCCAATTCAAATGGCAACGACCTACAAGTATCAATGTCCACTACTAaatatttaattaatagatcaatagaaGGCTGGATAGAAACTGATGTCACCAAATATAGACCATATCTGGCGATGTATAAAAAAAGTGCAGAAGCTTGTAGCTAATTTACAGAAAGCACTATTAAACTGTGTACTCTTACGTTCAgacgaaataaatatttctttgaatttaGATCTCTTCTTAACGTCTCGATTCTCTTGCAAGGCACGTTGGTTGTTATACCCTTTAGTTACCACACAGGAAGTTGGTAGGCAGCACAAAAATAAACACTACTGTATGTATAcatcaaaaatcaataaaatcagTGTAGAAGCGAATCTAACAACAAAAGTTATACACTTATTTGAATCAAATTGTATGAACTCTCGTAATAAATGATAAGATTACATTCATAATTCGTTAAAATAGAAAAGGGCTCGCAACAAATAGTTAACAGAATGTGAACGGAAAACACTATTTTTAGGAAATTTCACATGCAACAGATACTTGAAACAAAAAACAGCTTATTATGGTGTATTACATGATACAAAATATTCATAATTCTTTAAATATTTACCTTCTAAAAGTCTCTGGATTAAACTGTCTACGTTTAATTCTGGCTCCGCCATTTTAACGACTGACGTTTTGTCACCGAAGCGTAGAATACGTCAGTGTCAGATGTCAAATTAATGAACCCGTCATTttaaatttattcaaataaaatagaaattcaCTGGACTAAACATTTCTAATAcattttcttattattattgtatGAATTTATTCGCAGGTTCAATTAGTAGGGCGTAAAGGTTTTCTGGTTTGAAAAATTTTGGGATGTATTTATGTAAATCTTGATTAAATCAATCTTAGAATGAGTTCTAGACGAAAGGCGTCATCTTTTTATATATTTATCTTAAGTACTGATAGCTTAGAAAAAAGAACAACCTTAAtctaaatcaaatgaaaaaccGCACAGTGCCCAGTCTACCGAAAAAACTTGGGGAAAACGAGGTTTGTGATGTTTACCAAATGCGAATGTAAGCGAATTTACAATCACAAAATGAATCCCCTCGCGCCTTACGTTTCTTAtaatttcaaaagttttataATTCTAGCAATCCCACGTCATTTAATATAAGGAACCGGGAAGCGCATTCGAATGGCACGAAAATCATTCTACACATTTTGTAGAATGTAGCACGATTCGTTACCAACTTTTGGACCCCAAATTTCGGGAAAGTTCTCAATTTACGACATTACTTCGTTCAAGTCAATAAGATCCATTATCAGAAATCGCGATTGACTAATCAGAGGCCAGGATTTCGACCAGCTGTCGTTGACGTGAAAgatcgcttatactggcctcctaaTCTCTTTTTGAAAGCAGAGTATTCAAGTTTTTAATGTTGGAGGCGAGACTGTAATAATAAATTAGTTTGTTTCAGAACGTTAAAAAAAAGTTGCGGGATATACCTCGATTCCTAAACTAAAAGGAGAAACAAGGTTGATGTAAAAATACTATATTTAGTCTCAATAAATGGCATTTAACTTCGACTCTTTCCACGCGAAAAGTCTCGCTTCTGCAAGTTAATAATATgcctataaataaaaatattttttataaaatcaaTATTTAAACAGTAAAATAGTAAAACAGGATTGTAATTTTAGACATAAATAAGCAAAGTAAACAAGTTTTTTTAAAAggaaatatatgtatatataaagGTACAACTTTAACAATTTTTCTTGGTGAACAAATACATTTACGAATTATCACCATAATCTCTATCACCCACGTTTATTCGGTCAGGAGCAGAAGTCACGTTAAATCCTAGGATTctattatccactttcaacatTTTATTCTTcttgtttttcttatttttaccCTGGAAAATGAAAAGCAAGAATTGAAGATTACAGTGAATATTTCAATCTACTATTCTAAGCAGAAAAATCGATCAAAAGTTCTATACCAACCTTAACCTCTTGAAATTCATTGCTATGGAAAGATGAAGGATTTATTGCAGAAGCTGGAGAACACATATCGTCCTTTGGTGCTTGATTCTTCGGCCTAAATGATCTTCTCTTCTCGAGGAAATTAGAGGCAAATTGTAAAGTTTGAGGATTGTCACCTAAGTATTCCTTGCAATAATCCCTAACGTCCATAGCAGATTCAATGTCTTTTAGGAACGTAACAAATGttggaactgaaaaaaaatatcatttacaAAATTTTTGTGCAACACCTATTAGTTCGAAATTATGTTGTAACGTGGTTaacctaatctcgagcgccagctattcttttcaataggaagaatagcaaacctaccagagtagctgctagccagagacagagttcgctgttatctagggtggtagcgataacgaagaagtcaaaatcgaattatgtaaaagtttattcacaccttcggaaactaattatatgtacaagggagatatgtgtaggtatgaaatatgagtgattctatgagcgaaaatacattcgggaaatcctatccggtcacgagcactttatgaaatttataccgggtgcagtaaaaaaaattaagggttcaataaaaaaatgcgccaaccagaactgacggaacgaatgctaaggacttgctatacggtatcggtatgtagttgtatttctccggaaatgaaacacaataagggcggatctgttcgagacttttattcgctaccccaagggctataacgcaccatgactgatagcgaagaaaaggtctatttttagcgcaactacgggatttcactgactacgagcggtatctcttattctctgccccaagggctataacgcgccatgactgacagaaaagaagagatttcggattcaacacttatgacgcggaacgcggacaggggggttgacgggaatttcccttcagtaccccaagggcttacgcgccatgactgatagcgaagggaaaagtcagactcgtgAAACAGGGTAAAggacgataaaatacaacagaaagcgatacagtacagcagtgttaaagttaaagaagtaacggcgtaggtctaacaaagaaactgaacggtacagacggggacctacctcctttgtttcaagcactccggaaactcaaaggaaagaaaagaaaactaaaaaattaattctaagtagcactgatgcaaacacaaaataattattcttcaacggcgaaaatacggaaaattaactgaattaaaagaactgaatttaaaacagaagtcaccaagttaaaaagcgaaaaatcgaaatactGAAATACTGAAGCAAAGTCAAAGAGCAAGTCGAAGAACTGAagcaaaagtgaccgtcgcgggggaaaatttgcatttataggcaaatcccctctcacggtaaaaatctgaaaattccagaatgcgacaagaatgaaaaacgtcgtcagctccggtttatcgcatatcaacagatgaaaaacgtcgaaatcttcaacggcatgtaagaaaaacaacgcgaaacacagataagcggttttttacatttactctgcctatcggaatgaacgtacggaatattcgagaattaaaatattttcaaagacggaaatctaaaacgaaagaaatgcactaaaatgaattccaattttcctcagaaaactggacttcattacaATGTTTCACTTAAAACTATGAAATGATAAGGTAAAACTggcaaatacagggtgtttggtGATTCTTCTTTTtggacagaaggtagaagtcgtCTACAGGGTCACTGGTGATGTaatttgggtttcaaatgtcccataaGGGTATTTGTTTAGgatatatagggtgatttatgaaaaaatgctaagctcccatatcttcgttaatatggtaaatttttcgctgatatttcacaagcttGTTCCTATAGACATTCACCGTCAGCacaagtaaaaaaaattaaaaaatcgcaggcccgtattcaaaaatttcaatttatttgtcAGGTGAAAAATATCACGAGGCGCTAGAATGAGCCTGCCTTCAAGTATTccttcaaatcttgaaatctatttttatcaattaatcatttaatatcataaaaaatttcaagacacaATTTGTTGTATGGGGGGTGATAATATAGTTGAATACTCAAACACTCTTATAGGTCCGGTATTTTcgccttcgaataaattttattcaatgtcaataagtatctgtcaaataatttcctatctgaaggataccttatttcggtgcttttaGATAAAATTATTCGACGAATaacaattaattaattaatgtaTTATAAAATAAGACACCACATTGTAGatattgtcataattccaactagaaagcaaatatttcgtgaaaatcacacaaagaataaccatacatcaagaaactaaaaaattcaaccaataatgacgtaccaacattcgatctatgacaaataaaatcttattaacgagtttcaatgacagatttattcgatgaataacactatctggaagtgaaaagactgcattttcacttatcctaagaataagacttatttatcgaataaatttagataTTCGCAcatgaaagtaccgggccttgaAGAAAATTTATCCTTATAAAGTTTACATTATAGTGATGAAGAGTTAATTTTGTTAGAAATGTACCAGGTGGATTATTGTTCCACATTTTCAGTTTAGTAGAATGAACAGGAATTCTGGGAGTAATTAAagtaaggcccggtactttcacctttgaataaattttattcactgtcaataagtatccgtcaaataatttcctatctgaaggataccttatttcggtgctttcagatgaaattatttgacgaataacaattctatgaaaacacggtatactacttttcactgattaatgtaacataagagaccgcattgtagaaattgtcataattccaactaaaaagcaaatatttcgtgaaaatcacacaaagaataaccatgcatcaaaaatctaaaaaattcaaccaataatgacgtaccgacattcgatctatgacaaataaaatcttattaacgagtttcaatgacagatttattcgatgaataacactatctgaaagtgaaaagactgcatttttacttatcctaagaataagacttatttatcgaataaaattagttattcgcacgtgaaagtaccgggcctaagtcaAACTTATCTTAGGCGAGATGTACAGGGCGTTaggggggcacaatagaccttgaggGCGCCGTGAGATGTTCTCTACTATCTTTGACTCGAATTTAGTGTTTTTGCTTTATcacgaatattatttttcatgattgaaacatgaaaatattgtaatattttgatttcaacatatcataaaaaaatagaaaatttgtgacattcaaacaaaaaacagatctttcATTAGTTTTTTTGCTCTTCTCAAATtactatttgaatttattttatctcatataCCGTGTGATATTTTTCACCAGAAAAGTGAATAGAAATTTTGGAATACAGgcctgcaattttttctattcttACTTTCTTGTGCTGACGGTGAATACCTATATAGGAACAAGTTTGTGAAAGATCAGCGAAAAATTtaccatattaacgaagatatgggagtttatagatttagctttgtttcataaatcaccctatatatcCAAAACGAATATCCTCatgggacatttgaaacccaaactctcattcagtttgaggtcTTCTATTTCCACTTAGCCTTTgtgtatataaaatattcaagatagctgagctacaacccctgtaatttcgacaaaatttcatgaaatttctaGTACAGgactgtgaaaggtgactctggtttcggaaaaacgaaataaaacatgaacatatgactggacaatgaatggttcagtacatcaGAGTCTAcatgattagttgcatcaggccACTTGATTTGTTGTATAGTGGGATTTGGGTTAAAAACAGTGTAACATTTTTGACTGTTGTATACACTAGTGGATGGTtctcatttttatggaaaaattttcggGCTGAAATGAATGatgtttgaaattaattttaggCCTAAAATGCCATAAGCTCAatttgaaacaattcctcttGATGTAACACTTCTAATGTCATCGATTATAGAATCAAAAGAGGAATTGATGATCTAAGAACAGAACAAAATGAAGTTATACAATTGATGTTTCATTGTTTGACTTGAACTTAATTATGTTTTTAACAATTTCAATATCTTTCAAAGAAGAATTACTTACTATCAATCTCAGAGGTTATATTAGACAAAGCCTTTGTACACCAATTCGTAAACTCATCCACAGAATTTGTCGCACCATTCTTCGATGGATTAGGCTCCTCTTTTTTGCTCTTAGGCTTGGCCTTCTGCGACTGTTGTTGATTGGTCTGTTGTTGCTGCTGTTGAGGTTTAGCGTTTGATGCACTACCTTTGGAATTATTGGACGGTTTATTATTAGTTGCAGGTTTTGCTGAAACTTCCTCCCACAAACCTGAAGTTGTTGTGgctgcaaaaatttttttcttaaattgattTCTGCTAATACACAGAATTAATAAAGCATAGAGCAATAAGGGATATGATGCAGATCGAAACATTACAACCCATGAAAAACTTactgttattattattgtatgACCACGTTGATGGATTATTTGTAGACCAAGAAAGATTTTGGGAATTCCATATGTTTCCAGTGTTTTGCACAGGGGGTAGTTCCTTTTCTTTCTGCATGGCCAACAGTTTAGCTTCTGCAGCttgctaaaaaaaaaaaacacatgtGTTCCAGGCGATTCAActagaaaaattcccaaaaaatggGTGCCTAGGTTCATTTATGACTCAGTTTAAACTGCTGTTGTGACCAAACGGTTTTTTCATGTTAACGTTCGAGGCTCACACTcctcaacatttttttcaaatttaaatccGATTTGAAATAGTGTTAAACGAAATATTACGAAATTTTCGGAAGTAATGAACCATCGTGGGAAATTTGTGGAGTTTTACCACTTACTTTTGCCAATCGCtcttgctcctctgcctgaatcTCTGCTAGCGATTTTACTTGACGCTGCTCCTTTGCCTTGGCAGCCCACGTGAAACTAGCAGCCGCCTTCTCTTGCTGCTGCTGAAGCTCCTGCATCTGTTTTTGTTGCTGCAGGATCAGCGCCTCTTGTCTAGCCTTCTCCTTCTCCAATTTCTGTATCTCCTGAAGACTGAGACCTTGGGACGATGACgattgacaccagggggcgaTCTTGGCGTTGCGTATGGCCTGCTCTTGGGCCAACCTTGCCGCTTCCTTCTTAGCATATTCCTCTCGTTCTTTCGCTTCCTTCCTACAGtaacataaaaaattcaacattgtcGAATCGGGCGATCTTAACCAATCCTTACTTTGCTCTCTCTTCCTCCGCTTTCTTCTGTTCTTCCGTTTTCTTCCTAGCTTCTTCCTCCGCCTTCCTCTGTTCCTTTAATTTCCGCTTCTCCTCCAATTCCTTGAGCCTTTTCTCTTCCGCCTCCTTTTTCGCCTTCTCGATCTCCTTCTTTATCTTCTCCTCTTCCTTTCTCTTTTTCTCTTCCGCCGCCCGTTTCTCCGCCTCTAAACGTCTCTGTTCGTTCTTCCTCTTTTCCTCGGCCTCCTTTTTCGCCTGTTTTTCTTCCTGCTCCTTTTTCTTCTTCAGTTCTTTTGTTGACACTTCGTCCTTTTTATCCTGGAGCTTCGATTGGGATTTTTCCTTTTCCACGCTTTTAGTCGGGGAAACAGATTCTTGGGGCTTCGTAACGGGGAGTTTTTCATGTTGGGTCGTTGGTATTTCTGGAAGTTTGTTGATATCCCACATCGAGAGAGCGGGTTCTTGTTGCCACTGGGGCGTTGGTATAGTTTGAGGTACCGTGTATTGACTGCTTTGCCACAGGGTGTCCAGCTATGAGCAAAATTCAAATAAGAACTAAAATTTATAGCAATGTCTTTTTTTGTCCATTTCTAACTTttcaatcaattaaaaaattcccTAACGACTCATTATACATCAGGACAGCCTACAAGAAAGAAATGAGTCAATTTCGCACATACCGAGACATTGGCAGCTTGCTGTTGTTGTTGTTTCTGCTGGTGTAATTGTTTAAGAAGGCTACTGATTGGATCCTCCGCAGGTTTTGGTACAAGATTATCGACGACGCTATTATGCGTCATCTGTCTTGGCATATTCAACGAATTCCCCAGACTTGGTCCGATACCTGGCGTCAAGCCGAGGGGATGGGTCCCGAGAACTCCAGGCAGGTTCAGACCGTCCGTCGTCAGGCCCGGCAACCTGGAAGCCAAGGGATTTGGTATGGCACTTGTGGGAGGCAACCTGTTCTGTAGCTGATGCAGGTTAGAAAGCTGTACCAATCTCGGATCGAGCGGATTGGGCATAGCCGTCGGTGCCTTATCTGCTAGAGTTGGGTTGGGAAGTTTATTCGCCTGAAAGAACACAATTTACTTCGTCTAACTCGAAATGTTAAGAAACCAGTAAGGGtttataattttcaatcatttactATTAGAATGGAGCACGAAAACTATCAATAACATTAGTCATTAAGACCCGGGACTGACACGAAGATGGCGCAGCCAAAGGTATGTTTTTCGGTAGTATCAACTATCTAAGAATACGTTTAAAATTTTCATGAGATTCTATCAAGCCGTTGTCGAGATATCGAAGATTAGGTTATGTTGCATTCTCTTTTGGCTTAAACCAATGTGTTGATCGAACACATAATGGTGAACTTGAGTCATGTTTCCTATCACGATGCCAACCTGAGACGAATAAAGGACCTTCTTGAGGAACAACAACTACCCCAAAAATTTTGTCAACCATTGTATACAGTCATTTTTCGCAAACCATGGCCGTACAAGTGTTCAAGAGACTACATCAGATAGCCGATACTTCAGATTTCCCTTCATACAGGGCCTTTCACAAGCAATTAATGGTGCCCTCAGTAACAACACCCAGTTGGCGTACTATAATGTAAAAACCACCAATTGCCTGTTTACACGGTTGAAGGATCCTACACTGTTGAACATGTTGTCAAATGTGATATTAATCTTAGAACTGATTGTTTGGGTTTATGCGCTATATATCATAACATCCTAAATTTATTTTCCCGACACAGAATTTAAATGTGTGTGACTCTATTTTGATTTTAATTGTATCATTTGTTTCTGTGTGTATGTTTGCTTGTTGGGCTGGGAGCGTCGCGTCATTCGAGTTTATTCGACAATTATCAAAAACTAGTTTTCGTACGCCAGCGTAGCAcgcaaatatttgtttattttacCATCATATGACATAGCAATAC
Proteins encoded:
- the LOC123308985 gene encoding GIGYF family protein Gyf isoform X2, which encodes MTDSMNFGPDWIRNLSSEGTTTGNNSVGKNYQLADYRYGREEMLALFDKNLKPPESLVGFRTLFSETTLFPLALVPNTDEERGWQSRPSTLAGSIRGRVGPLDRGGRVSRGGRGGYQNYARPATTYDGGWGTSAEQTEWSPRKEYNPRGTNDNWRRNRLNDDDDGWRNLNHARPSHDKWGRSSWRGGDGEPDERIERHSGNPDGRVNRMGWNDGNRNNNMRRSWDEDHLPEWAMANVDGGGTFDSTGAFHNSDEEPGEGKSITRKETVLQKSSSQQHITPNKGFFSSLQTSKSVASLSKTQQDNNCIMKDKGLEKGVKAEIKKVSEPDKRAQSPKHKSEEEQEQRREKMKEIPNKQKTLGSNENSREANSAPNNKDSRVEDDFKIQEDSIIKLVDDDSPKAQMAKTAEPSNSSNIQPPPNLGPPIQDQWFYQDPQGQMQGPFSSAEMAEWYKAGYFNSQLKVRRPCDELFYLLGELVALCDGANPFLGTKRFAPLKPDPTTLPEPELLQYQYLMALRQAQTRPAIPEPWNTLTLQQQQEVAAQRLIMHPQVSQELPYIHQSNTSNPLMHMINQMQQANKLPNPTLADKAPTAMPNPLDPRLVQLSNLHQLQNRLPPTSAIPNPLASRLPGLTTDGLNLPGVLGTHPLGLTPGIGPSLGNSLNMPRQMTHNSVVDNLVPKPAEDPISSLLKQLHQQKQQQQQAANVSLDTLWQSSQYTVPQTIPTPQWQQEPALSMWDINKLPEIPTTQHEKLPVTKPQESVSPTKSVEKEKSQSKLQDKKDEVSTKELKKKKEQEEKQAKKEAEEKRKNEQRRLEAEKRAAEEKKRKEEEKIKKEIEKAKKEAEEKRLKELEEKRKLKEQRKAEEEARKKTEEQKKAEEERAKKEAKEREEYAKKEAARLAQEQAIRNAKIAPWCQSSSSQGLSLQEIQKLEKEKARQEALILQQQKQMQELQQQQEKAAASFTWAAKAKEQRQVKSLAEIQAEEQERLAKQAAEAKLLAMQKEKELPPVQNTGNIWNSQNLSWSTNNPSTWSYNNNNTTTTSGLWEEVSAKPATNNKPSNNSKGSASNAKPQQQQQQTNQQQSQKAKPKSKKEEPNPSKNGATNSVDEFTNWCTKALSNITSEIDIPTFVTFLKDIESAMDVRDYCKEYLGDNPQTLQFASNFLEKRRSFRPKNQAPKDDMCSPASAINPSSFHSNEFQEVKGKNKKNKKNKMLKVDNRILGFNVTSAPDRINVGDRDYGDNS
- the LOC123308985 gene encoding GIGYF family protein Gyf isoform X1 → MTDSMNFGPDWIRNLSSEGTTTGNNSVGKNYQLADYRYGREEMLALFDKNLKPPESLVGFRTLFSETTLFPLALVPNTDEEQRGWQSRPSTLAGSIRGRVGPLDRGGRVSRGGRGGYQNYARPATTYDGGWGTSAEQTEWSPRKEYNPRGTNDNWRRNRLNDDDDGWRNLNHARPSHDKWGRSSWRGGDGEPDERIERHSGNPDGRVNRMGWNDGNRNNNMRRSWDEDHLPEWAMANVDGGGTFDSTGAFHNSDEEPGEGKSITRKETVLQKSSSQQHITPNKGFFSSLQTSKSVASLSKTQQDNNCIMKDKGLEKGVKAEIKKVSEPDKRAQSPKHKSEEEQEQRREKMKEIPNKQKTLGSNENSREANSAPNNKDSRVEDDFKIQEDSIIKLVDDDSPKAQMAKTAEPSNSSNIQPPPNLGPPIQDQWFYQDPQGQMQGPFSSAEMAEWYKAGYFNSQLKVRRPCDELFYLLGELVALCDGANPFLGTKRFAPLKPDPTTLPEPELLQYQYLMALRQAQTRPAIPEPWNTLTLQQQQEVAAQRLIMHPQVSQELPYIHQSNTSNPLMHMINQMQQANKLPNPTLADKAPTAMPNPLDPRLVQLSNLHQLQNRLPPTSAIPNPLASRLPGLTTDGLNLPGVLGTHPLGLTPGIGPSLGNSLNMPRQMTHNSVVDNLVPKPAEDPISSLLKQLHQQKQQQQQAANVSLDTLWQSSQYTVPQTIPTPQWQQEPALSMWDINKLPEIPTTQHEKLPVTKPQESVSPTKSVEKEKSQSKLQDKKDEVSTKELKKKKEQEEKQAKKEAEEKRKNEQRRLEAEKRAAEEKKRKEEEKIKKEIEKAKKEAEEKRLKELEEKRKLKEQRKAEEEARKKTEEQKKAEEERAKKEAKEREEYAKKEAARLAQEQAIRNAKIAPWCQSSSSQGLSLQEIQKLEKEKARQEALILQQQKQMQELQQQQEKAAASFTWAAKAKEQRQVKSLAEIQAEEQERLAKQAAEAKLLAMQKEKELPPVQNTGNIWNSQNLSWSTNNPSTWSYNNNNTTTTSGLWEEVSAKPATNNKPSNNSKGSASNAKPQQQQQQTNQQQSQKAKPKSKKEEPNPSKNGATNSVDEFTNWCTKALSNITSEIDIPTFVTFLKDIESAMDVRDYCKEYLGDNPQTLQFASNFLEKRRSFRPKNQAPKDDMCSPASAINPSSFHSNEFQEVKGKNKKNKKNKMLKVDNRILGFNVTSAPDRINVGDRDYGDNS